The following are from one region of the Streptomyces rubrogriseus genome:
- a CDS encoding glycerol-3-phosphate dehydrogenase/oxidase: MTTQSTLQSVPALGTHPASGSNPSRAETREQLSKASYDLLVIGGGILGISTAWHAAQSGLRVAVVDAGDFAGATSSASSKLLHGGLRYLQTGAVKLVAENHFERRAVSRQVAPHLANPLTFYLPVYKGGPHGAAKLGAGVFAYSALSAFGDGVGHLLSPAKAAQDVPELRTDNLKAVAVYGDDQMNDARMALMTVRAAVESGAVVLNHAEVTGLRFTNGRVTGAELKDRLSGDEFGVNARLVLNATGPWVDHLRRMEDPAAAPSIRLSKGAHLVLKRTAPWKAALATPIDKYRITFALPWEDMLLLGTTDEEFEGDPADVAVNDKDITQILDEAAFSIRDQQLDRDLITYSFAGLRVLPGGPGDTAKAKRETVVTEGRGGMLSVAGGKWTTFRHIGRTVMKKLEALPGHPLGDDFEPIASLPKKLPLPGVANPRAVAHRLLVDGSAPGPRMAADTARHLATHYGSLAFDIARLANESPELAQRVHPDAPEIWAQVVWARDNEWAETADDVLRRRTTLTIRGLATDDVRAQVQDVLDKK, encoded by the coding sequence ATGACCACTCAGTCCACCCTGCAGTCCGTGCCTGCCCTGGGTACGCACCCGGCCTCCGGCTCCAACCCGAGCCGGGCCGAGACCCGGGAGCAGCTCTCCAAGGCGTCGTACGACCTTCTCGTGATCGGCGGCGGCATCCTGGGCATCTCCACCGCCTGGCACGCCGCGCAGTCCGGTCTCAGGGTGGCCGTGGTCGACGCCGGCGACTTCGCCGGCGCCACCTCCTCCGCCTCCTCCAAGCTGCTCCACGGCGGACTGCGCTACCTGCAGACCGGCGCGGTGAAGCTGGTGGCGGAGAACCACTTCGAACGCCGTGCGGTCTCCCGCCAGGTGGCCCCCCACCTGGCGAACCCGCTCACCTTCTACCTCCCCGTGTACAAGGGCGGGCCGCACGGCGCGGCGAAGCTCGGGGCCGGCGTCTTCGCGTACTCGGCGCTGTCCGCCTTCGGCGACGGCGTCGGCCACCTGCTCTCGCCGGCCAAGGCCGCGCAGGACGTGCCGGAGCTGCGCACCGACAACCTCAAGGCCGTGGCCGTGTACGGCGACGACCAGATGAACGACGCCCGCATGGCCCTGATGACCGTCCGCGCGGCGGTCGAGTCCGGCGCGGTGGTCCTCAACCACGCCGAGGTCACCGGCCTGCGCTTCACCAACGGCCGGGTGACCGGCGCCGAGCTGAAGGACCGGCTGTCCGGCGACGAGTTCGGCGTGAACGCCCGCCTGGTGCTCAACGCCACCGGCCCGTGGGTCGACCACCTGCGCCGCATGGAGGACCCGGCCGCGGCGCCGTCGATCCGGCTCTCCAAGGGCGCGCACCTGGTGCTCAAGCGCACCGCGCCGTGGAAGGCGGCGCTGGCCACCCCGATCGACAAGTACCGGATCACCTTCGCCCTCCCCTGGGAGGACATGCTGCTGCTCGGCACCACCGACGAGGAGTTCGAGGGCGACCCGGCGGACGTCGCGGTCAACGACAAGGACATAACCCAGATCCTGGACGAGGCCGCGTTCTCCATCCGCGACCAGCAGCTCGACCGGGACCTCATCACGTACTCCTTCGCGGGTCTGCGGGTGCTGCCGGGCGGTCCCGGCGACACGGCGAAGGCCAAGCGGGAGACGGTGGTGACCGAGGGCCGGGGCGGCATGCTGTCCGTCGCCGGCGGCAAGTGGACCACCTTCCGCCACATCGGCCGTACGGTGATGAAGAAGCTGGAGGCGCTGCCGGGCCACCCGCTGGGCGACGACTTCGAGCCGATCGCGTCGCTGCCGAAGAAGCTGCCGCTGCCCGGCGTCGCCAACCCGCGCGCGGTCGCCCACCGGCTGCTGGTGGACGGTTCGGCGCCCGGCCCGCGCATGGCGGCGGACACCGCCAGGCACCTGGCCACGCACTACGGTTCGCTCGCCTTCGACATCGCCCGGCTCGCGAACGAGAGCCCGGAGCTGGCGCAGCGCGTCCACCCGGACGCCCCGGAGATCTGGGCGCAGGTCGTGTGGGCCCGGGACAACGAGTGGGCCGAGACGGCGGACGACGTGCTGCGCCGCCGTACGACCCTGACGATCCGCGGCCTGGCCACGGACGACGTCCGCGCGCAGGTCCAGGACGTGCTGGACAAGAAGTAG
- the glpK gene encoding glycerol kinase GlpK — MTDSHTAGPFIAAIDQGTTSSRCIVFDRDGRIVSVDQKEHEQIFPKPGWVEHDATEIWTNVQEVVAGAVEKAGITRDDIKAIGITNQRETTLVWDRNTGEPVHNAIVWQDTRTDALCKELGRNVGQDRFRRETGLPLASYFAGPKARWLLDNVDGLRERAEAGDLLFGTMDTWVIWNLTGGVNGGKHVTDVTNASRTMLMNLHTMAWDEKIAESIGVPMQMLPEIRSSAEVYGEITGGRLGELLGGIPVASALGDQQAALFGQTCFSEGETKSTYGTGTFMVMNTGDKLINSYSGLLTTVGYKIGDQDTVYALEGSIAVTGSLVQWMRDQMGLISTAAEIETLALTVEDNGGAYFVPAFSGLFAPYWRSDARGVIAGLTRYVTKAHLARAVLEATAWQTREIADAMTKDSGVELTALKVDGGMTSNNLLMQTLADFVDAPVVRPMVAETTCLGAAYAAGLAVGFWNSTDDLRANWRRAAEWTPRMDADTRDREYKSWLKAVERTMGWLEDEE, encoded by the coding sequence GTGACCGACTCCCACACCGCAGGCCCCTTCATCGCCGCGATCGACCAGGGCACCACCTCCTCGCGCTGCATCGTCTTCGACCGCGACGGACGCATCGTCTCCGTCGACCAGAAGGAGCACGAGCAGATCTTCCCCAAGCCGGGCTGGGTCGAGCACGACGCCACCGAGATCTGGACCAACGTCCAGGAGGTCGTCGCCGGAGCCGTCGAGAAGGCCGGCATCACCCGCGACGACATCAAGGCCATCGGCATCACCAACCAGCGCGAGACCACCCTCGTCTGGGACAGGAACACCGGTGAGCCCGTCCACAACGCCATCGTCTGGCAGGACACCCGCACCGACGCCCTGTGCAAGGAGCTCGGCCGCAACGTCGGCCAGGACCGCTTCCGCCGCGAGACCGGCCTGCCCCTCGCCTCCTACTTCGCCGGTCCCAAGGCCCGCTGGCTGCTCGACAACGTCGACGGTCTGCGCGAGCGCGCCGAGGCGGGCGACCTGCTCTTCGGCACCATGGACACCTGGGTCATCTGGAACCTGACCGGCGGGGTGAACGGCGGCAAGCACGTCACCGACGTCACCAACGCCTCCCGCACCATGCTGATGAACCTGCACACCATGGCGTGGGACGAGAAGATCGCCGAGTCGATCGGCGTCCCGATGCAGATGCTCCCCGAGATCCGCTCCTCCGCCGAGGTGTACGGCGAGATCACCGGCGGCCGCCTCGGCGAGCTGCTCGGCGGCATCCCGGTCGCCTCGGCGCTCGGCGACCAGCAGGCGGCCCTGTTCGGCCAGACCTGTTTCTCCGAGGGCGAGACCAAGTCGACGTACGGCACCGGCACCTTCATGGTGATGAACACCGGTGACAAGCTGATCAACTCCTACTCGGGCCTGCTGACCACCGTCGGCTACAAGATCGGCGACCAGGACACGGTCTACGCCCTGGAGGGCTCGATCGCCGTCACCGGTTCGCTGGTGCAGTGGATGCGCGACCAGATGGGCCTGATCTCCACCGCCGCCGAGATCGAGACCCTGGCCCTGACGGTCGAGGACAACGGCGGCGCCTACTTCGTGCCGGCCTTCTCCGGCCTGTTCGCCCCGTACTGGCGCTCCGACGCCCGCGGTGTGATCGCCGGCCTCACCCGGTACGTGACCAAGGCGCACCTCGCGCGCGCCGTCCTGGAGGCCACCGCCTGGCAGACGCGGGAGATCGCGGACGCCATGACGAAGGACTCCGGCGTGGAGCTGACCGCCCTCAAGGTCGACGGCGGCATGACCTCCAACAACCTGCTGATGCAGACCCTCGCCGACTTCGTGGACGCCCCCGTGGTGCGCCCGATGGTCGCCGAGACCACCTGCCTCGGCGCCGCCTACGCCGCCGGTCTCGCCGTCGGCTTCTGGAACAGCACCGACGACCTGCGCGCCAACTGGCGGCGGGCCGCCGAGTGGACCCCCCGCATGGACGCGGACACCCGCGACCGTGAGTACAAGAGCTGGCTCAAGGCCGTCGAGCGGACCATGGGCTGGCTCGAGGACGAGGAGTAA
- a CDS encoding MIP/aquaporin family protein, translated as MSSSDIFIGETIGTALLILLGGGVCAAVTLKASKARNAGWLAIAFGWGFAVMTAAYISGPLSGAHLNPAVTVGIAIKDGDWSNTPTYFAGQLLGAMIGAVLVWVAYYGQFQAHLTDREIVGGPGAQDTTAKSVEAQEKGAGPVLGVFSTGPEIRHTVQNLATEIIGTFVLLLAILTQGLNDEGNGLGVLGALITGFVVVSIGLSLGGPTGYAINPVRDLGPRIVHALLPLPNKGGSDWSYAWIPVVGPLIGGAIAGGVYNLAFA; from the coding sequence GTGTCCAGCTCCGACATCTTCATCGGCGAGACCATCGGTACCGCCCTGCTCATCCTGCTCGGCGGCGGCGTGTGTGCCGCCGTCACGCTCAAGGCCTCCAAGGCCCGCAACGCCGGCTGGCTCGCCATCGCCTTCGGGTGGGGCTTCGCCGTCATGACGGCGGCGTACATATCGGGTCCGCTCTCCGGCGCCCACCTCAACCCGGCCGTGACCGTCGGCATCGCGATCAAGGACGGCGACTGGAGCAACACGCCGACCTACTTCGCGGGTCAGCTCCTCGGCGCCATGATCGGCGCGGTCCTGGTCTGGGTCGCCTACTACGGCCAGTTCCAGGCCCACCTCACCGACCGCGAGATCGTCGGCGGCCCCGGCGCACAGGACACGACGGCCAAGTCCGTCGAGGCGCAGGAGAAGGGCGCCGGCCCGGTCCTGGGCGTCTTCTCCACCGGTCCCGAGATCCGGCACACGGTCCAGAACCTCGCCACCGAGATCATCGGCACCTTCGTGCTGCTGCTCGCCATCCTCACCCAGGGCCTGAACGACGAGGGCAACGGCCTCGGCGTCCTGGGCGCCCTGATCACCGGGTTCGTGGTGGTCTCCATCGGTCTGTCGCTCGGCGGCCCGACGGGATACGCGATCAACCCGGTCCGCGACCTCGGCCCGCGCATCGTGCACGCCCTGCTGCCGCTGCCCAACAAGGGCGGCTCCGACTGGTCCTACGCCTGGATCCCGGTCGTCGGTCCGCTGATCGGCGGTGCGATCGCCGGAGGTGTCTACAACCTCGCGTTCGCCTGA
- a CDS encoding IclR family transcriptional regulator, whose translation MARNIQSLERAAAMLRLLAGGERRLGLSDIASSLGLAKGTAHGILRTLQQEGFVEQDDASGRYQLGAELLRLGTTYLDVHELRARALVWTDDLARSSGESVHLGVLHQQGVLIVHHVFRPDDSRQVLEIGAMQPLHSTALGKVLSAYDPVAHSEALEADRKAFTDRTVCEPDSFEHVLDITRARGYAADVEETWEGIASIAAPIHDRRRMPVGAVGITGAVERLCREGELRPELVAAVRDCARAVSRDLGAGRF comes from the coding sequence ATGGCACGGAACATCCAGTCGCTCGAGCGGGCGGCCGCCATGCTGCGCCTGCTCGCGGGCGGCGAGCGGCGGCTCGGCCTGTCGGACATCGCCTCCTCGCTGGGTCTGGCCAAAGGCACCGCGCACGGCATCCTGCGCACCCTCCAGCAGGAGGGGTTCGTGGAGCAGGACGACGCCTCCGGGCGCTACCAGCTGGGCGCCGAACTGCTGCGCCTGGGCACGACCTACCTGGACGTGCACGAACTGCGGGCCCGCGCCCTGGTGTGGACCGACGACCTGGCCCGCTCCAGCGGTGAGAGCGTCCACCTCGGGGTCCTGCACCAGCAGGGCGTCCTGATCGTGCACCACGTCTTCCGGCCCGACGACAGCCGGCAGGTCCTGGAGATCGGGGCCATGCAGCCGCTGCACTCCACGGCGCTGGGCAAGGTGCTGTCGGCGTACGACCCGGTCGCGCACAGCGAGGCGCTGGAGGCCGACCGCAAGGCGTTCACCGACCGGACCGTCTGCGAACCGGACAGCTTCGAGCACGTCCTGGACATCACCCGCGCGCGGGGGTACGCCGCCGACGTCGAGGAGACCTGGGAGGGCATCGCCTCCATCGCCGCCCCCATCCACGACCGCAGGCGGATGCCGGTCGGCGCGGTCGGCATCACCGGGGCCGTGGAGCGGCTGTGCCGGGAGGGCGAGCTGCGGCCCGAGCTGGTGGCGGCGGTGCGGGACTGCGCCCGCGCGGTGTCGCGGGACCTGGGCGCCGGGCGGTTCTAG
- the metH gene encoding methionine synthase, with amino-acid sequence MASSPSTPPADTRTRVSALREALATRVVVADGAMGTMLQAQNPTLDDFQQLEGCNEVLNLTRPDIVRSVHEEYFAAGVDCVETNTFGANHSALGEYDIPERVHELSEAGARVAREVADEFGARDGRQRWVLGSMGPGTKLPTLGHAPYTVLRDAYQRNAEGLVAGGADALLVETTQDLLQTKASVLGARRALDALGLDLPLIVSVTVETTGTMLLGSEIGAALTALEPLGIDMIGLNCATGPAEMSEHLRYLARHSRIPLTCMPNAGLPVLGKDGAHYPLTAPELADAHETFVREYGLSLVGGCCGTTPEHLRQVVERVRDTAPTARDPRPEPGAASLYQTVPFRQDTSYLAIGERTNANGSKKFREAMLDGRWDDCVEMARDQIREGAHMLDLCVDYVGRDGVADMEELAGRFATASTLPIVLDSTEVDVIQAGLEKLGGRAVINSVNYEDGAGPESRFARVTKLAQEHGAALIALTIDEVGQARTAEKKVEIAERLIDDLTGNWGIHESDILVDCLTFTICTGQEESRKDGLATIEGIRELKRRHPDVQTTLGLSNISFGLNPAARILLNSVFLDECVKAGLDSAIVHASKILPIARFDEEQVTTALDLIYDRRREGYDPLQKLMQLFEGATAKSLKASKAEELAALPLEERLKRRIIDGEKNGLEQDLDEALRERPALDIVNDTLLDGMKVVGELFGSGQMQLPFVLQSAEVMKTAVAHLEPHMEKTDDDGKGTIVLATVRGDVHDIGKNLVDIILSNNGYNVVNLGIKQPVSAILEAADEHRADVIGMSGLLVKSTVIMKENLEELNQRKLAADYPVILGGAALTRAYVEQDLHEIYDGEVRYARDAFEGLRLMDALIGIKRGVPGAKLPELKQRRVRAATVEIDERPEEGHVRSDVAIDNPVPTPPFRGTRVVKGIQLKEYASWLDEGALFKGQWGLKQARTGEGPSYEELVESEGRPRLRGLLDRLQTDNLLEAAVVYGYFPCVSKDDDLIVLDDDGNERTRFTFPRQRRGRRLCLADFFRPEESGETDVVGFQVVTVGSRIGEETARMFEANAYRDYLELHGLSVQLAEALAEYWHARVRSELGFAGEDPAEMEDMFALKYRGARFSLGYGACPDLEDRAKIAALLEPERIGVHLSEEFQLHPEQSTDAIVIHHPEAKYFNAR; translated from the coding sequence ATGGCCTCGTCGCCATCCACCCCGCCCGCCGACACCCGCACCCGCGTGTCCGCCCTCCGAGAGGCCCTCGCCACCCGCGTGGTGGTCGCCGACGGCGCCATGGGCACCATGCTCCAGGCCCAGAACCCCACGCTGGACGACTTCCAGCAGCTCGAAGGGTGCAACGAGGTCCTGAACCTCACCCGGCCCGACATCGTCCGCTCGGTGCACGAGGAGTACTTCGCGGCCGGCGTCGACTGCGTCGAGACCAACACCTTCGGCGCCAACCACTCCGCCCTCGGCGAGTACGACATCCCCGAACGCGTCCACGAACTGTCCGAGGCCGGCGCCCGCGTCGCCCGCGAGGTCGCCGACGAGTTCGGCGCCCGCGACGGCCGCCAGCGCTGGGTGCTGGGCTCCATGGGCCCCGGCACCAAGCTCCCCACCCTCGGCCACGCCCCGTACACCGTCCTGCGCGACGCCTACCAGCGCAACGCCGAGGGACTGGTCGCGGGCGGCGCGGACGCACTGCTGGTGGAGACCACGCAGGACCTGCTCCAGACCAAGGCCTCCGTCCTCGGCGCCCGGCGCGCCCTGGACGCCCTCGGCCTCGACCTGCCGCTCATCGTGTCCGTCACCGTCGAGACCACCGGCACCATGCTGCTCGGCTCGGAGATCGGCGCCGCGCTCACCGCGCTGGAACCGCTCGGCATCGACATGATCGGCCTGAACTGCGCCACCGGCCCCGCCGAGATGAGCGAGCACCTGCGCTACCTCGCCCGGCACTCCCGTATCCCGCTGACCTGCATGCCCAACGCCGGTCTGCCCGTCCTCGGCAAGGACGGCGCCCACTACCCGCTGACCGCGCCCGAGCTGGCCGACGCACACGAGACCTTCGTGCGCGAGTACGGCCTGTCGCTGGTCGGCGGCTGCTGCGGCACCACCCCCGAGCACCTGCGCCAGGTCGTCGAGCGGGTCCGGGACACCGCCCCCACCGCACGCGACCCGCGCCCCGAGCCCGGCGCCGCCTCGCTCTACCAGACCGTGCCCTTCCGCCAGGACACCTCCTACCTGGCCATCGGCGAGCGCACCAACGCCAACGGGTCCAAGAAGTTCCGCGAGGCCATGCTGGACGGCCGCTGGGACGACTGCGTCGAGATGGCCCGCGACCAGATCCGCGAAGGCGCGCACATGCTCGACCTCTGCGTCGACTACGTCGGCCGGGACGGCGTCGCCGACATGGAGGAACTGGCCGGCCGGTTCGCCACCGCCTCCACGCTGCCCATCGTCCTCGACTCCACCGAGGTCGACGTCATCCAGGCCGGCCTGGAGAAGCTCGGCGGCCGCGCGGTGATCAACTCGGTCAACTACGAGGACGGCGCCGGCCCCGAGTCCCGGTTCGCACGCGTCACGAAGCTCGCCCAGGAGCACGGCGCCGCGCTGATCGCGCTGACCATCGACGAGGTGGGACAGGCCCGCACCGCCGAGAAGAAGGTCGAGATCGCCGAACGGCTCATCGACGACCTCACCGGCAACTGGGGCATCCACGAGTCCGACATCCTCGTCGACTGCCTGACCTTCACCATCTGCACCGGCCAGGAGGAGTCCCGCAAGGACGGCCTGGCCACCATCGAGGGCATCCGGGAACTCAAGCGGCGCCACCCGGACGTGCAGACCACGCTCGGCCTGTCGAACATCTCCTTCGGCCTCAACCCGGCCGCCCGCATCCTGCTCAACTCCGTCTTCCTCGACGAATGCGTCAAGGCCGGCCTTGACTCGGCCATCGTGCACGCGAGCAAGATCCTGCCGATCGCCCGCTTCGACGAGGAGCAGGTCACCACCGCCCTCGACCTGATCTACGACCGCCGCCGCGAGGGCTACGACCCCCTGCAGAAGCTCATGCAGCTCTTCGAGGGCGCCACCGCCAAGTCGCTGAAGGCCTCCAAGGCCGAGGAACTGGCCGCCCTCCCGCTCGAGGAGCGCCTCAAGCGCCGCATCATCGACGGCGAGAAGAACGGCCTCGAACAGGACCTCGACGAGGCCCTCCGGGAGCGCCCGGCCCTCGACATCGTCAACGACACCCTGCTCGACGGCATGAAGGTGGTCGGCGAACTGTTCGGCTCCGGCCAGATGCAGCTGCCGTTCGTGCTCCAGTCCGCCGAGGTCATGAAGACCGCGGTGGCCCACCTGGAGCCGCACATGGAGAAGACCGACGACGACGGCAAGGGCACCATCGTGCTGGCCACCGTCCGCGGCGACGTCCACGACATCGGCAAGAACCTCGTCGACATCATCCTGTCCAACAACGGCTACAACGTCGTCAACCTCGGCATCAAGCAGCCCGTCTCCGCCATCCTGGAAGCGGCCGACGAGCACCGGGCCGACGTCATCGGCATGTCCGGCCTCCTCGTCAAGTCCACGGTGATCATGAAGGAGAACCTGGAGGAGCTGAACCAGCGCAAGCTGGCCGCCGACTACCCGGTCATCCTCGGCGGTGCCGCCCTCACCAGGGCCTACGTCGAACAGGACCTCCACGAGATCTACGACGGCGAGGTCCGCTACGCCCGCGACGCCTTCGAGGGCCTGCGCCTGATGGACGCGCTGATCGGCATCAAGCGCGGCGTGCCCGGCGCCAAGCTGCCGGAGCTGAAGCAGCGCCGGGTGCGGGCCGCCACCGTCGAGATCGACGAGCGCCCCGAGGAAGGCCACGTCCGCTCCGACGTCGCCATCGACAACCCGGTCCCCACCCCGCCCTTCCGCGGCACCCGCGTCGTCAAGGGCATCCAGCTCAAGGAGTACGCCTCCTGGCTCGACGAGGGCGCCCTCTTCAAGGGCCAGTGGGGTCTCAAGCAGGCCCGCACCGGCGAGGGACCCTCCTACGAGGAACTGGTCGAGTCCGAGGGCCGGCCGCGGCTGCGCGGCCTGCTCGACCGGCTCCAGACGGACAACCTGCTGGAGGCGGCCGTGGTCTACGGCTACTTCCCCTGCGTCTCCAAGGACGACGACCTGATCGTCCTCGACGACGACGGCAACGAACGCACCCGCTTCACCTTCCCCCGCCAGCGCCGCGGCCGGCGCCTGTGCCTGGCCGACTTCTTCCGGCCGGAGGAGTCCGGCGAGACCGACGTGGTCGGCTTCCAGGTCGTCACCGTCGGCTCCCGCATCGGCGAGGAGACGGCCCGCATGTTCGAGGCCAACGCCTACCGCGACTACCTCGAACTGCACGGCCTGTCCGTGCAGCTCGCCGAGGCCCTCGCCGAGTACTGGCACGCGCGCGTGCGCTCGGAACTCGGCTTCGCCGGGGAGGACCCGGCCGAGATGGAGGACATGTTCGCCCTGAAGTACCGGGGCGCCCGCTTCTCCCTCGGCTACGGCGCCTGCCCCGACCTGGAGGACCGCGCGAAGATCGCCGCGCTCCTCGAACCGGAGCGGATCGGCGTCCACCTGTCCGAGGAGTTCCAGCTCCACCCCGAGCAGTCCACCGACGCCATCGTCATCCACCACCCCGAGGCGAAGTACTTCAACGCCCGCTAG
- a CDS encoding HAD family hydrolase, with protein sequence MTSTVPALGTRTAEGSALQAVLLDMDGTLVDTEGFWWDVETEVFASLGHTLDDSWRHVVVGGPMTRSAGFLIEATGADITLAELSVLLNDGFEQRIGRDLPLMPGAARLLAELSAHEIPTALVSASHRRIIDRVLKSLGPQHFALTVAGDEVPRTKPHPDPYLAAAAGLGVDPVRCAVVEDTATGVAAAEAAGCHVVAVPSVAPITPAARRTVVASLEEVDLTFLRGLMTQMR encoded by the coding sequence ATGACCAGCACGGTCCCCGCGCTCGGAACCCGTACGGCCGAAGGCTCCGCCCTCCAAGCCGTGCTCCTCGACATGGACGGCACCCTGGTGGACACCGAGGGCTTCTGGTGGGACGTCGAGACGGAGGTCTTCGCCTCCCTCGGCCACACCCTCGACGACTCCTGGCGCCACGTCGTGGTCGGCGGCCCCATGACCCGCAGCGCGGGCTTCCTGATCGAGGCCACCGGCGCCGACATCACCCTCGCCGAACTCAGCGTCCTGCTCAACGACGGCTTCGAGCAGCGCATCGGCCGTGACCTGCCGCTCATGCCCGGCGCCGCCCGGCTGCTCGCGGAGCTGTCCGCGCACGAGATCCCCACGGCCCTGGTGTCCGCCTCGCACCGGCGCATCATCGACCGCGTCCTGAAGTCGCTCGGCCCCCAGCACTTCGCCCTCACCGTCGCGGGCGACGAGGTGCCGCGCACCAAGCCGCACCCCGACCCGTACCTGGCGGCCGCGGCCGGACTCGGCGTGGACCCGGTCCGGTGCGCCGTCGTCGAGGACACCGCGACCGGCGTCGCCGCCGCGGAGGCCGCCGGCTGCCACGTCGTGGCGGTCCCCTCGGTCGCCCCCATCACCCCGGCCGCCCGGCGCACGGTGGTCGCCTCCCTGGAAGAGGTCGACCTGACATTTCTGCGTGGTCTGATGACCCAAATGCGCTAG
- a CDS encoding ABC transporter substrate-binding protein, which produces MNRKTLVLPAVVGLLAPVLAACGGSDSGSGDGDAIAVGTTDGFSVSKEITAPFDPAYAYDVGAWNIMRQTSQTLMVLPRGDGEPVPEAAQQCGFTDTGNERYACTLRDGLEFANGDPVTAEDVKYSIERVRKIDADTEVASLLSTVDTVETKGDREVIFHLNTADATFPFKLSTPVAGIVNPNDYEKDKLRDGFELSGSGPYTMKAEVKGDKMTKAVFTKNPNYKGSLKVNNDKVELVSFADADAMGDAINKGDIDVMTRAMTPTQIQNLSKGTDGDVDLVEVAGLEIRYLAFNTDATTVKDKAVRAAMAQLINRSELVSAVYGSQAEPLYSMVPAGITGHSNSFFNTYGDPSVAKAKATLEDADITTPVKLTLDYTTDHYGAATKQEFEQLQKQLNDSGLFDVDIKGTPWEKFHPAERAREYDVFGMGWFPDFPDADSFVAPFLDKGNTLNIPYANSQIINDLIPASRGEADRLSAVDSLTEIQDITARDVPLIPLWQGKQYVATRDDVTGTAYLLNSSSSLQLWELGRGVSG; this is translated from the coding sequence ATGAACCGCAAGACTTTGGTGCTGCCGGCCGTCGTCGGCCTGCTCGCGCCGGTGCTCGCCGCCTGCGGCGGATCGGACAGCGGCAGTGGCGACGGGGACGCGATCGCCGTCGGCACCACGGACGGGTTCAGCGTCTCCAAAGAGATCACCGCGCCCTTCGACCCGGCGTACGCCTACGACGTCGGTGCCTGGAACATCATGCGCCAGACCTCGCAGACGCTGATGGTGCTGCCCCGCGGCGACGGCGAACCCGTGCCCGAGGCCGCCCAGCAGTGCGGATTCACCGACACCGGCAACGAGCGCTACGCCTGCACCCTGCGCGACGGCCTGGAGTTCGCCAACGGCGACCCGGTCACCGCCGAGGACGTGAAGTACTCCATCGAGCGCGTCCGGAAGATCGACGCCGACACCGAGGTGGCCTCGCTGCTGTCCACGGTGGACACCGTCGAGACGAAGGGTGACCGCGAGGTCATCTTCCACCTCAACACCGCCGACGCCACCTTCCCGTTCAAGCTGTCGACACCGGTCGCCGGCATCGTCAACCCGAACGACTACGAGAAGGACAAGCTGCGCGACGGCTTCGAACTCAGCGGCTCGGGCCCGTACACGATGAAGGCCGAGGTCAAGGGCGACAAGATGACCAAGGCCGTGTTCACCAAGAACCCCAATTACAAGGGGAGTCTCAAGGTGAACAACGACAAGGTCGAACTCGTGTCCTTCGCCGACGCCGACGCCATGGGCGACGCCATCAACAAGGGCGACATCGACGTGATGACCCGCGCGATGACGCCGACACAGATCCAGAACTTGTCCAAGGGCACGGACGGCGACGTCGACCTGGTCGAGGTGGCCGGTCTCGAGATCCGCTACCTCGCCTTCAACACGGACGCCACCACGGTCAAGGACAAGGCCGTCCGCGCCGCCATGGCCCAGCTCATCAACCGCAGCGAACTCGTCTCCGCGGTCTACGGATCCCAGGCCGAACCGCTGTACTCGATGGTTCCGGCCGGCATCACCGGCCACTCCAACTCGTTCTTCAACACGTACGGCGACCCCAGCGTCGCCAAGGCGAAGGCGACGCTGGAGGACGCGGACATCACCACGCCGGTCAAGCTGACGCTGGACTACACGACGGACCACTACGGCGCCGCGACCAAGCAGGAGTTCGAGCAGCTCCAGAAGCAGCTCAACGACAGCGGTCTGTTCGACGTCGACATCAAGGGCACGCCCTGGGAGAAGTTCCACCCGGCGGAGAGGGCGCGCGAGTACGACGTCTTCGGCATGGGCTGGTTCCCCGACTTCCCGGACGCCGACAGCTTCGTCGCGCCGTTCCTCGACAAGGGCAACACCCTCAACATCCCGTACGCCAACTCGCAGATCATCAACGACCTGATCCCCGCCTCCCGCGGCGAGGCCGACCGGCTCTCCGCGGTGGACAGCCTCACCGAGATCCAGGACATCACCGCCCGGGACGTCCCGCTGATCCCGCTGTGGCAGGGCAAGCAGTACGTCGCCACCCGCGACGACGTCACCGGCACGGCCTACCTCCTCAACTCCTCCTCCTCGCTCCAGCTGTGGGAGCTGGGCCGGGGCGTGAGCGGCTGA